In the genome of Nonomuraea sp. NBC_00507, the window GATCGGCTTGGTCGTCTCGGGAATCCTCGCGCTGCTCGTGCTGGCCGTCATGCTGATCTCGGGCGGGCCCGCCGGGTTCGCGTTGTCGGCGGTGCTCGCGGTGGCGCCGCTGCCGGTGCTGCTGGCCGCGGTGCTCTCCCTTGATCGGCTGGAGCCGGAGCCGAAGCTGCATCTGGCGTTCGCGTTCGCGTGGGGTGCGGGCGTGGCCGTCGTGGTCGCCGTGGGGTTCACGCTGCTCGGCCAGCAGTTGTTCGTCAGGGCCGGCTACGGCGCCGCGGTCGCCGAGAACATGGGCACCGTCCTGCTCGCCCCCGTGATCGAGGAGGCGCTCAAGGGCTCGGCGCTGCTGCTGCTCCTGCGCAGGAGGCGCGAGATCGACGGCCTGACCGACGGCATCGTGTACGCCTCCATGGCGGGCCTGGGCTTCGCCGCCGTCGAGAACGTCGGCTACTACCTGCTCGCGTTCGGCGAGGACGGCGTCGGCGGCGCGATCCAGCTGTTCGTGTTGCGCGGCCTGATCGACCCGCTCGGCCACCCGGTCTACACCTCGATGATCGGCCTCGGCGTCGCCTACGCGCTGACGAGCCGCTCGCCCGCCAGGT includes:
- a CDS encoding PrsW family intramembrane metalloprotease: MTAPLLAQRPSKALVIGLVVSGILALLVLAVMLISGGPAGFALSAVLAVAPLPVLLAAVLSLDRLEPEPKLHLAFAFAWGAGVAVVVAVGFTLLGQQLFVRAGYGAAVAENMGTVLLAPVIEEALKGSALLLLLRRRREIDGLTDGIVYASMAGLGFAAVENVGYYLLAFGEDGVGGAIQLFVLRGLIDPLGHPVYTSMIGLGVAYALTSRSPARFAAIPLGYLGAVFLHALWNGSATTGSLAWLGVAYLVIMAALVLLIVVTVVERRHLVGKMAVYLPGYRPTGLVTDQDVRMLSTLSARKAARRWARGAGLGRAMSDYQQAATELTMLHLRAERRGMDPARFAVERDAYLGAMAHARRW